The sequence CCTGAAATCCCAGCCCCCGGGCACATCCAGCAGGTCCAGGCGGTCGTTGACAATGATATCCGGCTGCAGCTCGCGGATCATCTTGAGGAGTTTTTCCGACTGCCACTCGTTACGGCCCTTGCCGGGATAGGAATAGTCCAGGAACAGGTAGTCGATCCGGCCGAACTGGGTGAGCAGTTCCCGCACCTGGGCGTGAAGGTATTCGTCGTAACGGGACATGTCCCTGGCGGCGGCTTTCCTGGCGAATTCCTTGTCGCCGGACATCGGGTGGTTCTCGTCGAGCGTGAAATCGGGATGGTGCCAGTCGATCAGGGAATAGTAGAACCCCACCCGCAGTCCCTCGTTGCGTAAAGCCTCGACCAGGGGCCGAATGAGGTCTTTTCCGCAGGGCGTGTTGGGGGCTTTGTAATCCGTGTGCTTGGAGTCCCAGAGGCAGAACCCCTCGTGGTGCTTGGTCGTGATCACGACATATTTCATCCCGGCTTTCTTTGCCGTGCGGGCCCATTGCGCCGGGTCGTAGAGGTCGGGGTCGAACAGCTCGAAATACTTCCGATAATCCTCATCCGAGATGCGCTCGACGCTTTTGACCCATTCCCCGCGCGCCGGCTGGGCGTAGAGGCCCCAGTGGAGGAAAAGCCCGAAGCGCGCCTGACTCCACCAGGCCATTTTGTCCGGAGTGCTTTTCGCCCCCTGCTGGCAGAAACCGCTTTCAGCTGTCACCGCCACTGCCAGCGCGAGCATGAGCAGGCAACCTGCTCTGAGCACCGAGGCCGCGACCCTGTTCACAAGACTGAGCATAACCCGGTCCTTGTTGAATGGAAAAATGGAAGTGGACGTTTTTACGACGCGAGATAACGTTAACACCATGCAGGCCGCAGCGATTTGCCTTGATAAAGCTCGTATCTATCTGTAAAAGTGTTATAACGCCAAGTGAGACAGGCTTGGAATACTTTGAGCGTTGACTTATCGCCATAAGATAAGTATTTTATGGCGCGTTAACGTTAACATTATATTCCGGGTTTGATCTTCGCGCAAGTCTTTTCCGAATGTTCCACCGCTGGATGAGTAAAAAAGCGGCGGGTCTTTCCACGGCTTTTTCTCAACAGCCGGACAACGGCGCTCAGAGAGGCGGTCTGGCCGCTTGAAAACGAATAAAATCGGCAGTCCTGGCTCCCCGTTCGTGGGCCTCAAGGATATCGCCCGGAAGTGCGAAGTGTCGGTGATGACTGTCTCGCGCGCCCTGCGCAACTCGGGCGGTGTCAGCCCTGCGACCCGGGAGAAAATAATACGGACGGCCAAGGAGATGGGCTACGTGCCCAATCTGGTGGCCAGTAACCTGTTATCTCACAAGACCCGCACCGTGGGAGTAGTCGTGCCGGATATCGGGGTCACGATATTCCCGTCCGTGGTGAAAGGTGTCGAGTCGGTGTTGAACCGGGAGAATTACCGGATATTCCTCTGCTGCACTTTCGACAGCCCCGCCAAGGAGTATCAGGAGGTGCAGGCGCTGCTCAGGCACCGGGTGGATGGCATCATCCTGGCGCCCGCCTCGACTTTGGAAAGCCGGGATACCGCCCGGAAAATCATGGCCAGCGGCTGCCCCTTGGTGTTCATCGACCGGATGATCCCCGAACTGGAGGTGAGCTCGGTCACTGTCGGCGATTTTGAGGGCGCCTACCAAGTGACAGCCCATATGATCGAGCAGGGCTACCGTAAAATCCTGCACTTCGCCGGGCCGCGCAACGTGTGGACAGCCGACGAGAGGCTGCGTGGGTACCGTGAAGCCCTGCGGGAGGCCGGCCTCAGGGTGGGCCGGAAAGACATAGTCCGGGTGGGGTTCTCGATCGACGGCGGGATGGCGGAGATGGAGCGGGTCCTGGGCCGCAAAGATCAGCCCGATGCGATTTTCTGTGTCAACGACCCGGTGGCCCTGGGCGCGTACCAGGTGCTCAGGCGCGAGGGCGTGAATATTCCGAACACCATGGGCCTGGCCGGGTTCTCCAACCTGCTGGAGTCGGAGCTGCTCGCCGTGCCGCTGACCTCGGTCACCCACGACGCGCTGACGCTGGGGCAGCTGGCGGCCCGGATCCTGTCGGGGCGGATGAGCGCCGCCGGGACGACCGAAAGAAAAGTGGTGCACCAGGAGCTGCGGCCGCAGCTTGTGGTCCGCCAGTCGACCCTCCGGAACAGTTGAGAACCGATCATGATCCTCAGGGTTTCATTGGCAGGGTAAAAAGGCGACGGCCCGATTCCTTTCAGAACCGGGCCGTCATATTTTTGGCGCCGAAGGCGGGATTTGAGGCTTAAAATTAACTTCCTTATAAATCAATCGGTTAAGTCTGGCCTCAATCTCAAAACCGAGTACGAAAAGGCACGAAAGTGAACCCCAGGCGAACCCAGGGGCACGCTTTGCCAAGCTGAATTGAAAATGCATTTTTTCCCTGAATCCATCCAAATTGAATAGAAATTTCTTCCTCGGCCATTAGATGCAAAGACGTACCTGTAGGCTCGGTTCTCCACCCAAGTGGCTCGGTCGGAGGGGTGATCGCTCTACCTTGGTCGTCTGATGGCCTTGTGGCGGTATGCATGGCTCAAACGCTACGGCCAGAAAGCGGTTCGGGGGGAGTGGTTATTATCTCAGACTCAGTACTGTCCGGTAAAATAGAAAATGAGAGGGCTACCACTTTTTCTTAATTGAAGTTCAAAATCTCAAAGCCGATAACCTAAAACCCCTGAAACCAGACATCGGCCAGTTGGGGTTACAACTCGGTTTTTAACCGGACAGCACTGATTTGTCTATAATTAACTCCAGGGAATGCTATTTAATTGACCTCTCGCCACAAACTCGACCACTAATTATGAGAGATCTCGAAGGTTGGGAACAGGTGGCTGACATCCAGGATGTCCGCGTTGAAACCGACCCTCAGAGAACGCTGAAAATCCATCCGGCCAATCGGAACACCCTCCAACTCCGGATTGCTCAGGTCGTACATGACAAAAAAATCAGGCAATTGATACAGGCTTGAATTCAATGGCCTCCTTCTGTAAATTAAGCGAAATCTAGACAGGTGAGAGGATATTTCTTTTGACTCAAGAGTTAGGGCTTTATCCAATTGCCAATTCGCCACATCGAGAAAAATGGTCAGCCATATAAGTATCGACATGGATAAAATCAATTGATAGTTAAAGCGACTATGAATTATATTCGAATGGCTGACCGGTACAGGGCGCCGAAACCGGCTGTTGCCTGAAATCCAGATAAGACATAATTCGGTCCCAAGATGCTGATTAAGGGTTTCGAACAGATGGCTTATCCCTATGTGCCTTAACAGCAAGAAAGCGCTGTATTCCGAGCCTTTCTCCAGTCTGATAATCACTTAGCCGGGAAGCGCAGCCGATTATGATAAATGACAGGTTTCACTCCATTGCGGTAGGTGACGAGGCGGAAGTATTTCATACGATTACCGAGAAAGATATAGACACCTTCTCGGAGCTTACAGGGGACGACAACCCGCTGCACATGGACAGTGAATTCGCCGCTGGCACCAGCATGCGCAAGCGCGTGGCGCACGGCATGCTGACAGCCTCCTTCATTTCTGCAATAATCGGCACCAGACTGCCAGGACGAGGGGCGTTGTGGTACGAGCAGAGCCTCCGGTTTCTTGCCCCCGTTCTGGTAGGGGATAAAATCCGGGTCTGGGCCAAGGTTATAGAAAAATCGGAATCCCAGAGAGTGCTGGTCCTGAGTACGATGGTCACCAAAGGTGAGACGGGTACCAAAGTGATCGAGGGTGAGGCCAGGGTAAAAATGCTGGAAACGAAAGAACCGGAAAAACATGAGCCGACCAAAGGGAAAGGGGCGGTGATCGTAAGCGGCGCGGGAAGGGGTATAGGTGCGGCAATCGCTTTACGTCTCGCCGCTGAGGGTTATCCGGTGGCGGTCAATTATTGTTCAAGTGAAAGGGAGGCTGAAAAGGTGTACTCCCTTATCAAACAGCAGGGCGGCAGGGCGATAACCATAAAAGCAGACATATCGCACAGAAGTGAGGTAGACCGGATGGTAGAGACGGCGGTCGAACGTCTCGGCCCTCTGGAAGGGGTTGTCAACAATGCCGCTCCTTCAATCGAACCGCTGGATTTCACCAGCCTGTCCTGGAAACATATTCAGACCCACATAGACATCCAGTTGAAAGGAGCCTTCAATCTTTGCCAAGCGGCAATCCCTCATCTTCTGCAGCGCGGGCAAGGATCGATCGTGAACATTTCGAGTATCTACGCCGATAGCAACCCTCCAGCCAAGTTGGTGCCGTATAACCTCTGCAAGGCCGCCCTGGTGTCTCTGACGCGGTCGCTGGCTGTGGAACTCGGGCCCAGGGGAATCAGAGTCAACTGCGTCTCTCCTGGGATGACAGAGACTGATTTTATCGCAAACCTTCCCGAAAAGGCAAAACTGCTCGAAAAGATGCAGTCACCGCTAAGACGTCTCGGCACCCCCCCGGACATAGCTGAAGCCGTGACTTTCCTGATCAGCGAGCGGGCCTGTCATATAACCGGCGAGAACCTGCGTGTCTGCGGCGGAAGGGTGATGGGCTGAGCCTGCCGGATATACATCCGCTAACGGGCCGAATCACTAAGACAATCGCAAGTGAACAACACGGCGGGACCGAATGAAAGAGATTACCTACTCTGAAATCGTGGACCAACTGGAGCGAGAGGACCTCAACAGTCTGCCGGTGTTCAAAATAGCTGTTTTGCGTTCGATCATGGCGGACCCGCTGGCGCAGTATCTTCGTTTCCAGGCCTACAGGGAGGGATTGAATGCCGTCGTGCGCTGGGGCAATTACGACAACGTGATTCAGGATGCCAGCGGTGCCAGCGAACTCACTTCCGTCCTACTTAACGATGAAACCAGCCTGGTAATCATTCTCCTGCGTCTCGAAAATGTTTCCTGGAAGCTGTCAAAGAGCTTTGCTGCGTTGACGCCTGAGGCGGTCAAAGAGGAATCGCAGCGGGTGCTCGATTATTGTGCCGCCACACTGGATGCCGTCAGACAGAGGACGGCCGCACGGGTTATCTGGACTGCCTTTGAGCTCCCCTCCTATCCCGCTCTGGGAGTAATGGAAAGCCAGGGAGCCTCTGGGCAGGAGCAGGTGATCCGGTCCCTGAACGACGGCCTGCGTGAGTTGCTCCGCAACCGTGTCGATGGCTACTTTCTTGACCTCAACCTCTGCCGCATGCGCCTTGGCGATGGGGTCTTTTTCGACCAGCGTTACTGGCACATGGCTCGCTCGCCATACTCCCTGAAAGGTCAGGAAGCTCTGGCCGAGGAAGTTTTCCGTATTGTCCGTCCCCTGATCGGGAAAAACAGAAAGTGCCTGGCGCTGGATGGCGACAATGTCCTGTGGGGCGGGATAATCGGGGAGGACGGCATGGCTGGGATCAAGCTTTCAAGCACACACCCCGGCTCCGCTTTCCAGGAATTTCAGGAAGAAGTGCTGAACCTGTACCATAGGGGAATCATCCTGGCCCTGTGCAGCAAGAACAACGAGGCCGATTTCTGGGAGGTGTTCAGGAACCATCCCGGCATGTTGCTGCGTGAGGAGCATATATCCAGTTGGCGGATAAATTGGAACGATAAAACCACCAACCTTAGGGAAATAGCCAGTGAGTTGAATATCGGACTTGACAGCATTGTCTTCGTTGATGACAGCGAGTTCGAGATAAACCTCGTGCGCGATATGCTGCCCGAGGTCAGCCTTCTGCACCTGCCCGTGACTGAAGCGGTGCACAACGCCCGCAAGCTGGCCGCCTGCGGCCTGTTCGAAACCCTGGCCCTCAGCCACGAGGACCGTGAACGCGGCTCTCTCTACAGGGCGGAGGTCCAGCGGAGGAAATTCCGCCAGACAGCAGTGGATCTTAACGCTTACCTGATTTCACTCGAAATGGTTCTGACAGTCGATCTGGCGGATTCGTTCACCCTGCCCCGTGTGGCCCAGTTGACGCAACGCACAAATCAGTTCAATCTCACCACCCGACGCTACAGCGAATCAGAGATTTCTTTCATTGTCGAAAACCCCGTTTCGGATGTGCTCTGCCTCCACCTGTCCGACAGGTTCGGTGATTCTGGTCTGGTAGGAGTGGCTATTGTCGTTTTCGAACAAGAGAAGGCACGGATAGACACTTTCCTCGTTTCCTGCCGGGTGCTGGGGAGAAAAGTGGAAGACGCGTTCCTGGCGCAGGTGCTTGCGTTCATGCGGCTTAAAGGGGCCAGGACGGCCGTGGGGGAATACATTCCTACAACGAAAAACAGCCAGGTGCGAAACTTTTTCCCGGACCGGGGGTTTCTCGCCTCCCCGAAAAAAATGACCGGGGTTGATGGAATAGAGTACATCTGCGATCTCGACGGAATGCGGGATTTAATGCCGCATATATTCAAAGAGATCAAAACGCAGTTTTAAATTAAGGATAATTATCCTCAGGCCGAGACAAGCCAAACTCCTCGCAGAGACAGTATATGAAGCTTGATAAAATCAAAGGGCTGATCAAAAAAATTATCGGGAGAAAGAACTGGTACAGGGCTGGCCTTGTATACGATTGCCTGTTCAGCCTTGCTCGGACTTTTGACAATAAAACGTCCGATAAGGGCTTCCCTGTCCCAGTGGAAGAAATAAGAGCGGCGCTGGTCTGTCTCGGTATCGGCAAAGGCGACCGCCTGGTGATGCACAGTTCCGCGAAAAACCTTTTTGAGGCGGCCCGCGAAGACACCGGCCTGAGCCAGACAAATATTGTTAACTACAGCCGGGATATTATCGAGATGCTGCTCGACCTCATAGGTCCTGAGGGCACTCTGATGATGAACACGGACTCAATCAGCAACCTCAAGGCGTTCGCCCTCGATGGGGAGGTTTTCGATTACCGGAAAGATTATTCGAGACGTGGCTGGATATCGGAGATGTTCCGTCGGCGACCGGATGTCTGTCGCAGCGTACACCCGTTTTACAATGTCACTGCTTGGGGTAAGGACGCCGCCGAGATGATGGAAAGCCATGAAAAGTCGACACCCTTTACCATGGATGAGAATTCACCCTGGTTCAGAATGACCTGTATTGGGGGCAAAACCGTGTTACTGGGAGCCACTTTCGAGCAGAACTCCCTGTTGCATTTACCAGAGTACACGCACGCGGCCGTGTTCCCCCGACCGATATTTTACCATTTGCCCTTTAATTTCAAGTACATAAACAGACAGGGGAAAGAAAAAGTGATGCCATCGATGGTCCAGGTTAATGACTATGTCGAGGGAATGCCCACCTGTTTCAGCCTGTATCTGCAATCAAAGTACAACCTGTTCAAGATAAAGGAACTTCACCGGACTCAGATTACAGCCTATGATTGCGCTGAGTTCTACCGGGCGATGGTAAAAGAGATCGAGGCAGGTGTCTGCTGGTATGACTCAAGATTCCGGCCGAGAGGAGAGGCCTAAATGGAACGTTACCACCTGTACTACGCCGGAATGGCGGCGAACCAGACGACAGAGCAGATTGGCCTCGCAGTCTCAGTGGATGGCGAGCATTTTACCCGCCATGGCTCGGACGGGCTGATTCTGACAATGAACAGGGAGCAGGAATGGAAAAATCTCCGGGTTTGCAATCCCACGGTGATAAAAGAAGGCGATGAATACCTGATGTTCTACCAGGGCGTCGGGGAGTACTCGGACGGCGTTGTCCGGACATCAATCGGTCTGGCCCGGTCCCAGGATGGGCTGGAGTGGACCCCGGAAAGCGAACCGATGATAGACTGGCGACGCCTGGAGGATGGAATTGTCAAGGTTATCCCGAACAAGAGGATCGACCTGATAGAACCTTCCGTCCTGAAAGAAGACGGAGTTTTCAGGATGTGGTTCGTGGTAAAACATGACAACCAGCCTGGGAATTCCCTGTTCCATGCCATCAGCAAAGATCTGCGCACCTGGGAGATTGATACTTCGGTATCGCTGTCTGGTAATTGCTTCGGCCCGTGCAGAATTTTTTATCCTCAGGTGCTTAAGGATGGCGACATCTACCGGATCTATTTTACGCTCAACAATCAGAGCAACTCCTCATACGGCATC comes from bacterium and encodes:
- a CDS encoding SDR family oxidoreductase, encoding MINDRFHSIAVGDEAEVFHTITEKDIDTFSELTGDDNPLHMDSEFAAGTSMRKRVAHGMLTASFISAIIGTRLPGRGALWYEQSLRFLAPVLVGDKIRVWAKVIEKSESQRVLVLSTMVTKGETGTKVIEGEARVKMLETKEPEKHEPTKGKGAVIVSGAGRGIGAAIALRLAAEGYPVAVNYCSSEREAEKVYSLIKQQGGRAITIKADISHRSEVDRMVETAVERLGPLEGVVNNAAPSIEPLDFTSLSWKHIQTHIDIQLKGAFNLCQAAIPHLLQRGQGSIVNISSIYADSNPPAKLVPYNLCKAALVSLTRSLAVELGPRGIRVNCVSPGMTETDFIANLPEKAKLLEKMQSPLRRLGTPPDIAEAVTFLISERACHITGENLRVCGGRVMG
- a CDS encoding LacI family transcriptional regulator, whose protein sequence is MKTNKIGSPGSPFVGLKDIARKCEVSVMTVSRALRNSGGVSPATREKIIRTAKEMGYVPNLVASNLLSHKTRTVGVVVPDIGVTIFPSVVKGVESVLNRENYRIFLCCTFDSPAKEYQEVQALLRHRVDGIILAPASTLESRDTARKIMASGCPLVFIDRMIPELEVSSVTVGDFEGAYQVTAHMIEQGYRKILHFAGPRNVWTADERLRGYREALREAGLRVGRKDIVRVGFSIDGGMAEMERVLGRKDQPDAIFCVNDPVALGAYQVLRREGVNIPNTMGLAGFSNLLESELLAVPLTSVTHDALTLGQLAARILSGRMSAAGTTERKVVHQELRPQLVVRQSTLRNS
- a CDS encoding HAD-IIIC family phosphatase; the encoded protein is MKEITYSEIVDQLEREDLNSLPVFKIAVLRSIMADPLAQYLRFQAYREGLNAVVRWGNYDNVIQDASGASELTSVLLNDETSLVIILLRLENVSWKLSKSFAALTPEAVKEESQRVLDYCAATLDAVRQRTAARVIWTAFELPSYPALGVMESQGASGQEQVIRSLNDGLRELLRNRVDGYFLDLNLCRMRLGDGVFFDQRYWHMARSPYSLKGQEALAEEVFRIVRPLIGKNRKCLALDGDNVLWGGIIGEDGMAGIKLSSTHPGSAFQEFQEEVLNLYHRGIILALCSKNNEADFWEVFRNHPGMLLREEHISSWRINWNDKTTNLREIASELNIGLDSIVFVDDSEFEINLVRDMLPEVSLLHLPVTEAVHNARKLAACGLFETLALSHEDRERGSLYRAEVQRRKFRQTAVDLNAYLISLEMVLTVDLADSFTLPRVAQLTQRTNQFNLTTRRYSESEISFIVENPVSDVLCLHLSDRFGDSGLVGVAIVVFEQEKARIDTFLVSCRVLGRKVEDAFLAQVLAFMRLKGARTAVGEYIPTTKNSQVRNFFPDRGFLASPKKMTGVDGIEYICDLDGMRDLMPHIFKEIKTQF
- a CDS encoding AAC(3) family N-acetyltransferase, with protein sequence MKLDKIKGLIKKIIGRKNWYRAGLVYDCLFSLARTFDNKTSDKGFPVPVEEIRAALVCLGIGKGDRLVMHSSAKNLFEAAREDTGLSQTNIVNYSRDIIEMLLDLIGPEGTLMMNTDSISNLKAFALDGEVFDYRKDYSRRGWISEMFRRRPDVCRSVHPFYNVTAWGKDAAEMMESHEKSTPFTMDENSPWFRMTCIGGKTVLLGATFEQNSLLHLPEYTHAAVFPRPIFYHLPFNFKYINRQGKEKVMPSMVQVNDYVEGMPTCFSLYLQSKYNLFKIKELHRTQITAYDCAEFYRAMVKEIEAGVCWYDSRFRPRGEA
- a CDS encoding alpha-L-fucosidase — encoded protein: MLSLVNRVAASVLRAGCLLMLALAVAVTAESGFCQQGAKSTPDKMAWWSQARFGLFLHWGLYAQPARGEWVKSVERISDEDYRKYFELFDPDLYDPAQWARTAKKAGMKYVVITTKHHEGFCLWDSKHTDYKAPNTPCGKDLIRPLVEALRNEGLRVGFYYSLIDWHHPDFTLDENHPMSGDKEFARKAAARDMSRYDEYLHAQVRELLTQFGRIDYLFLDYSYPGKGRNEWQSEKLLKMIRELQPDIIVNDRLDLLDVPGGWDFRTPEQFMPRQWVQVDGKRVPWETCQTLSGWWGYDRDGGNYKSVRQLIAMLIETVSKGGNLLLNVGPTARGTFDYRAMNALDGIGKWMELHSRSIYGCTQAPEGFKTPANCLLTYNAARNRLYVHVLEWPLGELCLDGFAGKVKYAQLLNDASELKIIEDNKGAWMSSEGNPAGGTLRIALPVRKPEVEIPVVELFLN